The following proteins come from a genomic window of Nicotiana tomentosiformis chromosome 12, ASM39032v3, whole genome shotgun sequence:
- the LOC138902490 gene encoding uncharacterized protein produces MAEYNACILGLRLAIDMNIHELLVIRDSDLLVHQVQGEWTMKNTKILPYIHCVQELIKRFTKIEFKYVPSIQNEFADTLATLSSMIQHPDKYFIDLIPIGIPEQPAYCAHVEEEIDGNLRFHDIKEYMEKGEYPKHTTHTQKCILRRLANQ; encoded by the coding sequence atggcggaatataatgcttgcatcttgggactcaggttggccattgacatgaacattCATGAGTTATTGGTAATCAGAGATTCAGATCTATTGGTGCACCAGGTTCAAGGAGAATGGACAatgaagaacaccaaaatattgccatacatACATTGTGTACAAGAGCTTATCAAGAGGTttacaaagatagagttcaaataTGTTCCAAGTattcagaatgagtttgcagatacattagccactttgtcttccatgatacaacacccagacaaatATTTCATCGATcttatcccaataggaattcctgagcagccagcttattgtgcacatgttgaagaagagattgacggAAATCTgcggttccacgacatcaaggaatacATGGAAAAAGGAGAATATCCAAAACACACTACGCACACTCAGAAGTGCATacttcgaagattggccaaccaataa